In the genome of Dermacentor andersoni chromosome 3, qqDerAnde1_hic_scaffold, whole genome shotgun sequence, one region contains:
- the LOC126543459 gene encoding beta-1,4-galactosyltransferase 1-like — translation MDVPSLEAVENEFPEVMQGGRFRPKECTSRHRVAILVPYRNRAEHLKIFIYNIHKVLSRQQIDYGIFVIEQGDDAGFNRAKLLNVGYVESTALYDYQCFVFHDVDMVPLDDRNVYTCPEQPRHMSVNVNNQSAVYYSYFFGGVSAVNKEQMLRVNGYSNKYWGWGAEDDDMSYRRVSLQSRLGRDKAFLQNLQNAPSK, via the exons ATGGATGTGCCATCTCTCGAGGCTGTGGAGAACGAGTTCCCGGAAGTGATGCAAGGAGGCCGCTTCCGGCCGAAGGAATGCACTTCCAGACACAGAGTTGCCATACTGGTTCCCTACAGGAATCGCGCCGAGCACCTCAAGATATTTATCTACAACATCCATAAAGTACTCTCTCGGCAGCAGATAGACTACGGTATCTTCGTCATTGAGCAG GGTGACGACGCTGGTTTTAACCGGGCCAAGCTCCTCAACGTGGGCTACGTCGAGTCGACGGCCCTGTACGACTACCAGTGCTTCGTATTCCACGACGTCGACATGGTCCCTCTGGACGACAGAAACGTGTACACGTGCCCAGAACAGCCGAGGCATATGTCGGTCAACGTCAATAACCAATCCGC agttTATTACTCTTATTTCTTTGGCGGAGTGAGTGCGGTCAACAAGGAGCAGATGCTGCGCGTCAATGGATACTCCAATAAGTACTGGGGATGGGGAGCTGAAGACGACGACATGTCTTACAGGCGAGTGTCCTTGCAGTCAAGGCTAGGAAGAGATAAAGCTTTCTTGCAGAACTTACAAAACGCTCCATCCAAATAA